One genomic region from Syngnathus typhle isolate RoL2023-S1 ecotype Sweden linkage group LG17, RoL_Styp_1.0, whole genome shotgun sequence encodes:
- the rbfox1 gene encoding RNA binding protein fox-1 homolog 1 isoform X2 produces the protein MGNQETPTPPDPSMAQTYPSAQFAPPPQNGITTEFTASHPHPHPHSHPHSHQHPAPQDYPGVQASISDHPLNMYQSTPSHSDQNGTNIGSQTVTGTATTDDPAQTDSHPPTQTVPESTDSKAQPKRLHVSNIPFRFRDPDLRQMFGQFGKILDVEIIFNERGSKGFGFVTFEHSMDADRAREKLHGTVVEGRKIEVNNATARVMTNKKTVNPYANGWKLNPVVSAVYSPEFYAVPGFPYPAASAAAAAAAAYRGTHLRGRGRTVYNTFRAAAPPPHIPAYGGVVYQDGFYGADIYGGYAAYRFAQPTAATAAAYSDSYGRVYAADPYNHTLTPAATYSVGAMNAFTPLTDAKTRSHVDDVGLVLSSLQASIYRGGYSRFAPY, from the exons ATG GGTAACCAGGAGACACCCACTCCCCCAGATCCATCCATGGCCCAGACTTACCCATCAGCCCAgtttgccccccctccccagaaTGGCATTACCACAGAGTTCACAGCTTCACACCCTCACCCACATCCGCACTCCCATCCACACTCACACCAGCATCCTGCACCCCAAGACTACCCCGGGGTTCAGGCCTCTATCAGTGACCATCCACTCAACATGTACCAGTCCACACCGAGCCACAGCGACCAGAATGGGACCAACATCGGAAGTCAGACGGTCACCGGCACAGCCACA ACAGACGACCCAGCACAGACAGACAGTCATCCACCAACACAGACTGTACCTGAGAGCACAGACAGCAAGGCCCAACCCAAAAGACTTCATGTCTCCAACATCCCCTTCAGGTTCAGAGATCCAGACCTCAGGCAAATGTTTGGG CAATTTGGCAAAATCTTAGATGTGGAAATCATCTTCAACGAACGTGGTTCAAAg GGTTTTGGATTCGTAACATTCGAGCATAGTATGGATGCCGACAGGGCCAGGGAGAAATTACACGGCACTGTGGTGGAAGGCCGTAAAATAGAG GTCAACAATGCAACTGCCCGAGTAATGACAAATAAGAAGACTGTCAACCCATATGCAAATG GCTGGAAGTTGAATCCAGTGGTCAGTGCTGTCTACAGCCCCGAATTTTATGCAG TGCCAGGGTTTCCCTACCCAGCAGCcagtgcagcagcagcagcagccgcagcctaCAGAGGAACCCACCTACGAGGTCGAGGAAGGACAGTCTACAACACATTCAGAGCGGCCGCGCCACCTCCTCATATTCCTGCCTATGGAgg TGTTGTTTACCAGGATGGATTTTATGGTGCAGATATTTAT GGTGGTTACGCTGCCTACAGATTTGCCCAACCTACTGCTGCCACAGCAGCTGCATACAGTGACAG TTATGGACGAGTATATGCTGCCGATCCCTACAACCACACACTCACTCCAGCCGCCACATACAGCGTTGGTGCCATG AATGCATTCACCCCTCTGACAGATGCCAAAACACGGAGCCATGTTGACGACGTAGGGCTTGTGCTGTCCTCCCTCCAGGCTAGTATATACCGGGGAGGCTACAGCCGCTTTGCTCCCTATTAG
- the rbfox1 gene encoding RNA binding protein fox-1 homolog 1 isoform X4 translates to MCLEGRDDMVEQGNQETPTPPDPSMAQTYPSAQFAPPPQNGITTEFTASHPHPHPHSHPHSHQHPAPQDYPGVQASISDHPLNMYQSTPSHSDQNGTNIGSQTVTGTATQTDDPAQTDSHPPTQTVPESTDSKAQPKRLHVSNIPFRFRDPDLRQMFGQFGKILDVEIIFNERGSKGFGFVTFEHSMDADRAREKLHGTVVEGRKIEVNNATARVMTNKKTVNPYANGWKLNPVVSAVYSPEFYAVPGFPYPAASAAAAAAAAYRGTHLRGRGRTVYNTFRAAAPPPHIPAYGGVVYQDGFYGADIYGGYAAYRFAQPTAATAAAYSDSYGRVYAADPYNHTLTPAATYSVGAMNAFTPLTDAKTRSHVDDVGLVLSSLQASIYRGGYSRFAPY, encoded by the exons ATGTGCTTGGAAGGCAGAGACGACATGGTAGAGCAG GGTAACCAGGAGACACCCACTCCCCCAGATCCATCCATGGCCCAGACTTACCCATCAGCCCAgtttgccccccctccccagaaTGGCATTACCACAGAGTTCACAGCTTCACACCCTCACCCACATCCGCACTCCCATCCACACTCACACCAGCATCCTGCACCCCAAGACTACCCCGGGGTTCAGGCCTCTATCAGTGACCATCCACTCAACATGTACCAGTCCACACCGAGCCACAGCGACCAGAATGGGACCAACATCGGAAGTCAGACGGTCACCGGCACAGCCACA CAGACAGACGACCCAGCACAGACAGACAGTCATCCACCAACACAGACTGTACCTGAGAGCACAGACAGCAAGGCCCAACCCAAAAGACTTCATGTCTCCAACATCCCCTTCAGGTTCAGAGATCCAGACCTCAGGCAAATGTTTGGG CAATTTGGCAAAATCTTAGATGTGGAAATCATCTTCAACGAACGTGGTTCAAAg GGTTTTGGATTCGTAACATTCGAGCATAGTATGGATGCCGACAGGGCCAGGGAGAAATTACACGGCACTGTGGTGGAAGGCCGTAAAATAGAG GTCAACAATGCAACTGCCCGAGTAATGACAAATAAGAAGACTGTCAACCCATATGCAAATG GCTGGAAGTTGAATCCAGTGGTCAGTGCTGTCTACAGCCCCGAATTTTATGCAG TGCCAGGGTTTCCCTACCCAGCAGCcagtgcagcagcagcagcagccgcagcctaCAGAGGAACCCACCTACGAGGTCGAGGAAGGACAGTCTACAACACATTCAGAGCGGCCGCGCCACCTCCTCATATTCCTGCCTATGGAgg TGTTGTTTACCAGGATGGATTTTATGGTGCAGATATTTAT GGTGGTTACGCTGCCTACAGATTTGCCCAACCTACTGCTGCCACAGCAGCTGCATACAGTGACAG TTATGGACGAGTATATGCTGCCGATCCCTACAACCACACACTCACTCCAGCCGCCACATACAGCGTTGGTGCCATG AATGCATTCACCCCTCTGACAGATGCCAAAACACGGAGCCATGTTGACGACGTAGGGCTTGTGCTGTCCTCCCTCCAGGCTAGTATATACCGGGGAGGCTACAGCCGCTTTGCTCCCTATTAG
- the rbfox1 gene encoding RNA binding protein fox-1 homolog 1 isoform X3: MGNQETPTPPDPSMAQTYPSAQFAPPPQNGITTEFTASHPHPHPHSHPHSHQHPAPQDYPGVQASISDHPLNMYQSTPSHSDQNGTNIGSQTVTGTATQTDDPAQTDSHPPTQTVPESTDSKAQPKRLHVSNIPFRFRDPDLRQMFGQFGKILDVEIIFNERGSKGFGFVTFEHSMDADRAREKLHGTVVEGRKIEVNNATARVMTNKKTVNPYANGWKLNPVVSAVYSPEFYAVPGFPYPAASAAAAAAAAYRGTHLRGRGRTVYNTFRAAAPPPHIPAYGGVVYQDGFYGADIYGGYAAYRFAQPTAATAAAYSDSYGRVYAADPYNHTLTPAATYSVGAMMPKHGAMLTT; the protein is encoded by the exons ATG GGTAACCAGGAGACACCCACTCCCCCAGATCCATCCATGGCCCAGACTTACCCATCAGCCCAgtttgccccccctccccagaaTGGCATTACCACAGAGTTCACAGCTTCACACCCTCACCCACATCCGCACTCCCATCCACACTCACACCAGCATCCTGCACCCCAAGACTACCCCGGGGTTCAGGCCTCTATCAGTGACCATCCACTCAACATGTACCAGTCCACACCGAGCCACAGCGACCAGAATGGGACCAACATCGGAAGTCAGACGGTCACCGGCACAGCCACA CAGACAGACGACCCAGCACAGACAGACAGTCATCCACCAACACAGACTGTACCTGAGAGCACAGACAGCAAGGCCCAACCCAAAAGACTTCATGTCTCCAACATCCCCTTCAGGTTCAGAGATCCAGACCTCAGGCAAATGTTTGGG CAATTTGGCAAAATCTTAGATGTGGAAATCATCTTCAACGAACGTGGTTCAAAg GGTTTTGGATTCGTAACATTCGAGCATAGTATGGATGCCGACAGGGCCAGGGAGAAATTACACGGCACTGTGGTGGAAGGCCGTAAAATAGAG GTCAACAATGCAACTGCCCGAGTAATGACAAATAAGAAGACTGTCAACCCATATGCAAATG GCTGGAAGTTGAATCCAGTGGTCAGTGCTGTCTACAGCCCCGAATTTTATGCAG TGCCAGGGTTTCCCTACCCAGCAGCcagtgcagcagcagcagcagccgcagcctaCAGAGGAACCCACCTACGAGGTCGAGGAAGGACAGTCTACAACACATTCAGAGCGGCCGCGCCACCTCCTCATATTCCTGCCTATGGAgg TGTTGTTTACCAGGATGGATTTTATGGTGCAGATATTTAT GGTGGTTACGCTGCCTACAGATTTGCCCAACCTACTGCTGCCACAGCAGCTGCATACAGTGACAG TTATGGACGAGTATATGCTGCCGATCCCTACAACCACACACTCACTCCAGCCGCCACATACAGCGTTGGTGCCATG ATGCCAAAACACGGAGCCATGTTGACGACGTAG
- the rbfox1 gene encoding RNA binding protein fox-1 homolog 1 isoform X1 translates to MGNQETPTPPDPSMAQTYPSAQFAPPPQNGITTEFTASHPHPHPHSHPHSHQHPAPQDYPGVQASISDHPLNMYQSTPSHSDQNGTNIGSQTVTGTATQTDDPAQTDSHPPTQTVPESTDSKAQPKRLHVSNIPFRFRDPDLRQMFGQFGKILDVEIIFNERGSKGFGFVTFEHSMDADRAREKLHGTVVEGRKIEVNNATARVMTNKKTVNPYANGWKLNPVVSAVYSPEFYAVPGFPYPAASAAAAAAAAYRGTHLRGRGRTVYNTFRAAAPPPHIPAYGGVVYQDGFYGADIYGGYAAYRFAQPTAATAAAYSDSYGRVYAADPYNHTLTPAATYSVGAMNAFTPLTDAKTRSHVDDVGLVLSSLQASIYRGGYSRFAPY, encoded by the exons ATG GGTAACCAGGAGACACCCACTCCCCCAGATCCATCCATGGCCCAGACTTACCCATCAGCCCAgtttgccccccctccccagaaTGGCATTACCACAGAGTTCACAGCTTCACACCCTCACCCACATCCGCACTCCCATCCACACTCACACCAGCATCCTGCACCCCAAGACTACCCCGGGGTTCAGGCCTCTATCAGTGACCATCCACTCAACATGTACCAGTCCACACCGAGCCACAGCGACCAGAATGGGACCAACATCGGAAGTCAGACGGTCACCGGCACAGCCACA CAGACAGACGACCCAGCACAGACAGACAGTCATCCACCAACACAGACTGTACCTGAGAGCACAGACAGCAAGGCCCAACCCAAAAGACTTCATGTCTCCAACATCCCCTTCAGGTTCAGAGATCCAGACCTCAGGCAAATGTTTGGG CAATTTGGCAAAATCTTAGATGTGGAAATCATCTTCAACGAACGTGGTTCAAAg GGTTTTGGATTCGTAACATTCGAGCATAGTATGGATGCCGACAGGGCCAGGGAGAAATTACACGGCACTGTGGTGGAAGGCCGTAAAATAGAG GTCAACAATGCAACTGCCCGAGTAATGACAAATAAGAAGACTGTCAACCCATATGCAAATG GCTGGAAGTTGAATCCAGTGGTCAGTGCTGTCTACAGCCCCGAATTTTATGCAG TGCCAGGGTTTCCCTACCCAGCAGCcagtgcagcagcagcagcagccgcagcctaCAGAGGAACCCACCTACGAGGTCGAGGAAGGACAGTCTACAACACATTCAGAGCGGCCGCGCCACCTCCTCATATTCCTGCCTATGGAgg TGTTGTTTACCAGGATGGATTTTATGGTGCAGATATTTAT GGTGGTTACGCTGCCTACAGATTTGCCCAACCTACTGCTGCCACAGCAGCTGCATACAGTGACAG TTATGGACGAGTATATGCTGCCGATCCCTACAACCACACACTCACTCCAGCCGCCACATACAGCGTTGGTGCCATG AATGCATTCACCCCTCTGACAGATGCCAAAACACGGAGCCATGTTGACGACGTAGGGCTTGTGCTGTCCTCCCTCCAGGCTAGTATATACCGGGGAGGCTACAGCCGCTTTGCTCCCTATTAG
- the rbfox1 gene encoding RNA binding protein fox-1 homolog 1 isoform X5 — MSCEQEQLRGNQETPTPPDPSMAQTYPSAQFAPPPQNGITTEFTASHPHPHPHSHPHSHQHPAPQDYPGVQASISDHPLNMYQSTPSHSDQNGTNIGSQTVTGTATQTDDPAQTDSHPPTQTVPESTDSKAQPKRLHVSNIPFRFRDPDLRQMFGQFGKILDVEIIFNERGSKGFGFVTFEHSMDADRAREKLHGTVVEGRKIEVNNATARVMTNKKTVNPYANGWKLNPVVSAVYSPEFYAVPGFPYPAASAAAAAAAAYRGTHLRGRGRTVYNTFRAAAPPPHIPAYGGVVYQDGFYGADIYGGYAAYRFAQPTAATAAAYSDSYGRVYAADPYNHTLTPAATYSVGAMNAFTPLTDAKTRSHVDDVGLVLSSLQASIYRGGYSRFAPY, encoded by the exons GGTAACCAGGAGACACCCACTCCCCCAGATCCATCCATGGCCCAGACTTACCCATCAGCCCAgtttgccccccctccccagaaTGGCATTACCACAGAGTTCACAGCTTCACACCCTCACCCACATCCGCACTCCCATCCACACTCACACCAGCATCCTGCACCCCAAGACTACCCCGGGGTTCAGGCCTCTATCAGTGACCATCCACTCAACATGTACCAGTCCACACCGAGCCACAGCGACCAGAATGGGACCAACATCGGAAGTCAGACGGTCACCGGCACAGCCACA CAGACAGACGACCCAGCACAGACAGACAGTCATCCACCAACACAGACTGTACCTGAGAGCACAGACAGCAAGGCCCAACCCAAAAGACTTCATGTCTCCAACATCCCCTTCAGGTTCAGAGATCCAGACCTCAGGCAAATGTTTGGG CAATTTGGCAAAATCTTAGATGTGGAAATCATCTTCAACGAACGTGGTTCAAAg GGTTTTGGATTCGTAACATTCGAGCATAGTATGGATGCCGACAGGGCCAGGGAGAAATTACACGGCACTGTGGTGGAAGGCCGTAAAATAGAG GTCAACAATGCAACTGCCCGAGTAATGACAAATAAGAAGACTGTCAACCCATATGCAAATG GCTGGAAGTTGAATCCAGTGGTCAGTGCTGTCTACAGCCCCGAATTTTATGCAG TGCCAGGGTTTCCCTACCCAGCAGCcagtgcagcagcagcagcagccgcagcctaCAGAGGAACCCACCTACGAGGTCGAGGAAGGACAGTCTACAACACATTCAGAGCGGCCGCGCCACCTCCTCATATTCCTGCCTATGGAgg TGTTGTTTACCAGGATGGATTTTATGGTGCAGATATTTAT GGTGGTTACGCTGCCTACAGATTTGCCCAACCTACTGCTGCCACAGCAGCTGCATACAGTGACAG TTATGGACGAGTATATGCTGCCGATCCCTACAACCACACACTCACTCCAGCCGCCACATACAGCGTTGGTGCCATG AATGCATTCACCCCTCTGACAGATGCCAAAACACGGAGCCATGTTGACGACGTAGGGCTTGTGCTGTCCTCCCTCCAGGCTAGTATATACCGGGGAGGCTACAGCCGCTTTGCTCCCTATTAG